ttgagaccgggttatgagactggctaatgtttgtatttttagtagagacaggctttcaccatgctgcccaggctggtctcaaattcctgggctcaagtgatccacccgcctcggcctcccaaagtgctggaattataggcatgagtcaccacacccggcctgaaaacatctttatttcttgtttttgacagatttttttcccaatattCTAGACTGAGAGTTTTTTCTTTAAGTAGTTAAAAGATGTTGCTCCACCATCTTCTCACCTGGATTGTTTCCAGTGAAATCTTATGTCATTCTTAACTTTGTTCCTCTGTGTGTAACATCTTTACCACTGGCTTTGAGCAATTTGATTACGATGTGCTTTGGCatagtttcttcatgttgcctgTGCCTGGGTTTATCGTGCTTCCTGGGTCTGTAGGTTTATAGTCATCTTTAAGTTTGGAaagttttgtgttgttgttgttttgttttttgagacagagttttggtcttattgtctaggctgcagtgcaatggcatgatctcagctcactgcaacctctgcctcccaggttcaagcgatcctcctgcctcagcctcccaagtagctgggattataggcatgcaccaccacgcccggcaaatttttgtattttttagtagggatgggatttcttcatgttggtcaggctagtcttgaactcctgacctcaggtgatacacctgcctcggcctcccaaagtgctgggattacaggagtgagccaccgtgcctggctcaagTTTGGAAAGCTTTTGGTCAtggtttcttcaaatatttttctgtcctttttttcttctccttttggaCCTCTAATTATCCATATATTAGGCCATTTATGGTTATCCCACAACTCACTgatccttttttcatttttctttgtttttttattttttattttttaatctttgggTTTCATTTTGGATAGTCTCTATTGCTATGCCCTCAAGTTCACTTGTCTTTTCTTCCGTAATATCTAACCTGCCATTAATCCTGTCCAGTatggtttttttaaaatctgatattaGAGTTTTCATATCTAGAAGATCACTGGGATATTTTTCATACATTCCTTgtcttaagtgctgggattacaagtgtgaggcactgcacccagccagggtccttttttttttaaatttttgagacagagtttcactcttgtcacccaggctggagtgcaatggcgtgatcttggttcagtgcaacctgtgcctcctgggttcaagtgattctcctgcctcagtctcctgagtagctggaattacaggctcccgccaccatgcccggctaattttcgtatttgtagtagagacggggtttcacctctttggccaggctggtctcgaactcttgacatcaggtgatccaccacctcgacctcccaaagtgctaggattacaggcatgagccaccacacccggccaccagGGTCCATTTTTTAATGGATGTCAGATATTATAAAAACTGGGTATTTTTGCCTTCCTATAAATCTTCTTGAGCTTCATTCTAGAAGTTAACTGAAAATAGTTCAATCCTTTCAGGTCttgcttttttggtttgttcAGTGCATCCAGAGCTGGAGGACACAAGGATGAGTGAGGCATTAGCTGAAGTGGGCAGACAAGTCCAGGCACTAACCACAGCAGCATGGATAAGGAGGCAGTCAAAACTCGAGCAGAGAAGCACAATGTAGTCTCAACCCCACCCTAGCCTCCCGCTTCCTGAAATGGCAGCTGCATGAAGAGGGAAGGCAGAGCGGCAGTTTTCCTGGCTATACTTGGAGGTACTCTCATCAGATATGAAGCTTGAACACAGGAAGACACCAGGCCTCAAATGTAGCTCTGGGGCAGCTGTCAGCAGAGAGTTGTCCAAAAAGAGAGGCCCACCTGTCATCTCATCCCACTCTGCCATTAATGATCAGGCCAAGGGCCCTGAGAAGTCATCACATTGCTTGGGCATCAACTGACTCATCTGCAAATCACGGTTGCTCCACCTGCCCTGCCTAGCTCACAAGGGTGTTCTCCCTTAGGAGTAAAGAAAGTaaaacctggccaggcatggtggctcacgcctataatcccagcactttgggaggctgaggcaggtgaatcatctgagggcaggagtcagagaccagcctggccaacatgttgaaaccccgtctctactaaaaatacaaaaattagccagtcatggtggtgcacacctgtagtcccagatactcgggaggctgaggcaggagaatcgcttgaacccgggaggcagaggttgcagtgagctgagatggtgccactgcactccagtctggatgacagagcgaaactccgtctcaggagaggggaaaaaaaggaaaagaaagtaaaatttttactGGGTCTCTGGCCCTGAGAGTGGCTTTCTCCACATACCCCTCTAACCAATGTGACCACTGGGCCTGCTCATAGAGGGCCCTCAAGATTTGtggttggggccgggcgcggtggctcaagcctgtaatcccagcactttgggaggccgagacgggtggatcacgaggtcaggagatcgagaccattctggctaacacggtgaaactccatctctactaaaaaaaatacaaaaaaatagccgggcgaggtggcgggcgcctgtagtcccagctactccggaggctgaggcaggagaatggcggcaaccccggaggcggagcttgcagtgagctgagatctggccactgcactccagcctgggcggcagagtgagactccgtctcaaaaaataaataaaaaataaaaaaataaaaataaataaaaaaaaataataaaaaagatttgtGGTTAGAAGGCCTGAGGAACTGGACAAAAGTTGAATGTGTGGGCAGTCACAAGGGCCTAAGTTCTCAAACCCCATCACTTACCCTGAACTTGCTTGCAAGGTGTGGCAGGCCCAGCTCTATCTGACAGAAGCCTAGGATGAGGGGTCTCCCTACTCTCCAGACTCAAAAGCTTGAGAGCAGTAGGAAATCCAGCTGGAGCTTCCACACTCACGCATTTCTTTCAATCCTTTCCCTCCATCCTTGATTCCCCACCACAGTCAGATGGTGGTGTCTGGAGACAAGGGATCAAAGTTTCCATCTGCCCTCTGACCTCTGCACCAGACCTGCCCTCATCCAGCCTTCCCTGGAAGTGCCTGAGGAAACCTGTGGCTGGACCAGATGAAGCAACTCACCCATGTTGGCACCATTGGCTGCCTCTAGCTAATAGGGCCTGGGCTCCCAGAACCTCACATCTGCCCCTAAGGGTTCCTCTGGCAAGAACAGGGTGACCTAGATCATGCCTTTTGCCCATTACCACCTGGTGATCCAGGAGGGCTTTAGCCTGGTTCAGCTGCCAGAACCTTGATGTTCTTGGGTGATTTCCATAATCTGCCAGTCAGTTTCCTCAATCATGTGTGATTTTGGGGGGGTAGAGGAGGGTCTGctacaaaactatatatatatataaataaataatatatatgcatatgtatatacacacatacacgttTGACGTAACTGTAGATTCATATATAGTTGTAAGAAATCATAGAgagagggctgggtgcggtggatcaagcctgtaatcccagcactttggggggccgaggcgggcggatcacgaggtcaggagattgagaccatcctggctaacaccgtgaaaccccatctctactaaaaatacaaaaaattagccgggcatggcagcaggcgcctgtagtcccagctactcaggaggctgaggcagaatggcgtgaacgtgggaggtggagcttgcagtgagccgagatcgcgccactgcactccagcctgggtgacagcgtgagactccatctcaaaaaaacaaaaaaagaaaaaaaaatcatacagagaggccgggtgcggtggctcacacctgtaatcgcggcactttgggaggccgaggtgggcgaatcacctgagggcaggagttcgaaactagcctggccaacatggtgaaaccccatctctactgaaaatacaaaaattagcggggcgtggtagcaggcgcctgtagtcccagctactcgggaggctgaggcaggagtatcacttgaacctgggaggcggagattgcagtgagccaggatcgtgccactgcactccagcctggtgacagagcaagactccatctccaaataataataataataataataatacagagagatTGTGTACACTTTGCTTAAATTccctcaatgcctgtaatcccagaactttggcaggccaagatgggcagatcacgaggtcaggtacattaagaccatcctggctaacacagtgaaaccccgtctctactaaaaatgcaaaaacactagtccggcctggtggtgggcgcccctagttccagctactccggaggctgaggcaggagaatggcatgaacccaagaggtggagcttgcagtgagccaagatcgtgccactgcactccagcctgggtgacagagcgagactctgtctcaaaaaaaaaaaaaaaaaaaaaaaaaaaatcccagaatgaTAACGATTTACAAAACTGTAATAATCGCAACCAGAATATTGACACTGATAAATTCCACTGGCCTTAGTCAGATTTTCCCAGTAAATGTGTGCCATTTTAATGATAAGACCACAAAAGCTTTGACCCAAGTTTACCGACTTAGCAAGTTGCCTTTGACCCAGGGGACCTCACCCCGCCGCTTCGTGTGTTCCCTAAAACCGAAAACAGGTGAACAGGAGGAACTTAACATTTCAGGGGATATTATATGGTAAACTCCCTGCTCATGtcatcatttaatcctcacaataggcCGTGCAAGGTTGCTCaagtctgaaatcccagcactctgggaggttgaggcaggcagatcacttgaagtcaccagttcgagatcagcctggccaacacggtgaaactgtgtctctactaaaaatacaaaaaaattagccgggcgtggtggtgcgcgcctataattccagctactggagagctgaggcaggaaaatcgcttgagcccaggaaacggagggtgcagtgaaccaagatcgcgccactgcactccaacctgggcgacagagccagactccatctcaaaaaaaaagaaaaaaaaaaaaaaaaaaggcgcagAGAGGGTGGGCGTGCCAGGGCCCCCGGTAGCCCAGTCCTGCCGCACTCCACCAGTCGAGCACAGCCCGAAGGCCAGGGAACAAACACAGAAGGAGGCCGAGTGGGCCCGGAGCAGGGTCCTGCCGCGAAGGGCCTGGGCTCAACGTTAGAGCGCGGCGCGACCCTACTCTGGCTGCAACGAGACGGGTGAGTGAGGTGGTCGCCGGGGATCTCCCAGAATCCGAGCTCCTGACGCGGGCCGGCCAGGGGGCCTCCGGAAAACGGCGCGCACCCCGCCCTGCCCAATCCTTCCCCGAGCCGCCCTCTCCTCCCCCGCTGCGTAGCCTTCGGCTGCCCCCTGCCGCCGCGGGGCGGACCCTGCAAGCCCCGCTGTCCCCGCCTTCGCACCGCCCACCCCCGCCTCCGGATTGGCGGCTCCAGAAATCTCCAGGCCACCCGCTTTCCGCTACCGGATTGGCTGCGCCCGGGCGCTGAGGCCCGGCCCATTTCCCCGGGTCCTTTGATCACGCGCCTGACGGCTTTTCCGGGGCCGGGGAGCCAACCGAGGGCGTTCCTGTCGGGGCTGCAGCGGCGGGAGGTAAGGCATGGCCAGGCCGGCTGGGCTGCAGAGCGCCGGCACGGGTCCACGCCTCGGGGTGCCGGGCTTCCAGGATGTTCGGGCGCGGGGCGGCTCATCCGCGTCCCCCAACACCCCCCACCTCCGGCCTGAGCCTCCCAGCGCCGTGGGAACCACCTCCTGTCCGCTGTTGCTGGCCCGCATCCTAGCAGCGGCCTGACGCCCTCCCCACCCTGGCATGCCCCCTTGGCCTGGGACGATGAGCATACGACTGGGTAAGGGCAAGCTCGATGCCCCGTGCCCTACGGACACGGGGGTAGGTCGTTCATACCTTGCCCTCTGATAGAGACTCAAGCGAACCTGGGTCGCGGACCTTGGGCCATCAGCGTGCAAACCGCCCCAGGACGATCTCTTTGCTTCTGTCGATGGGGACTGACCCTCTCCACCTCTGCCTGTCAGCCCAGGCCAGGAGGGGAGGGACCTGGGCGGAGCCCTGGGTGGAGACAAGAGGAAGGTGACATCATCTTGAAGATACAATCCAGCTTTACCCACTCGTGTCCACCCTGGCACACGAAACCGATGGGGCAGAGGGTGTTCGGGCTGAGGTGACACCAGGGACAAGGGCATAGAACTCAGGCATGGAACCCATCGCTTGAAGTGGGATTGGACCAGGATGGAAGCCGGCTCCTTCAGATGCTCCCACCTCACCCCTGGCTGCAGTGCAGGTCCCTCCTTTAGACTTCATTTATCCATTTGCTCCACTGGAGCAGGCACTGGAAACTTGCACTTCTTTCCCCAGAAGTTGAGACTTGTAAATGTCTCGAGCTGGGCCCCGCCCTGATATAGGGATAGGAGTTGGGCAGGACTCAGCCCTGGATCCAGGCCTTCCCTTGATCCAACCCTTTCCTGACAGGATTTGCCAAGACTCACTGGAGGGTTACACCTAGTACATCTACCTGGAGGATCCCTCCTCCCAGGATTTGACCTGGGACCAGTTTTCATAGATCTCCAGCTCTGGGGGAGGGATCCAGAGTCTGGATGTCACCTGGGTGCAACTGATaacctcccttcctcctccccagggAGCCCAGTGGAGGCACCCTCCCGAAGTGCCACTGCCCATGCTGACCAACCACCCAGCCCTCCGGCTGCTGATGTCATGAGTAACACCACTGTGCCCAATGCCCCCCAGGCCAACAGCGACTCCATGGTGGGCTATGTGTTGGGGCCCTTCTTCCTCATCACCCTGGTCGGGGTGGTGGTGGCTGTGGTAAGGAGccctcatatacacacacagacacccacagcTTTGCTAAGGCAGGGGCTGGGTGGGCCTGGTCCAGTCTGCACAGAGTCCCCACTGTCCTGTTGAGGGAGTGAAGGGTGTGGAGGTGGGCCTCTCTCTCCTTGTGGGCCTTCCTGGGCTCAGCAGCCCCCACAGTGCTGTGCCTCTGTTGCAGGTGATGTATGTACAGAAGAAAAAGCGGTGAGTGTCCCTGTCTCCCCACCCGCCCTCTCCCCACACCCATTCTGAAATTCCTGCTCATAGGCTCTGAGATTTCTGTAAGATGTCCCTCAGCCATCCTGATACAAGcctgaattttgttttccttgccCCAGCCTGAGGTTACTCACTGGGGAAAGCCCCTTTGTAGAATCAGGGTTGTATTCTTGGAGCTATAGTGTGTCCCAAAAGGCACCCACTGGAAGTGCCCCTGCCTGGGAGAGGGAGGCGAGATGGGGCAGCCAGGTGTTTGATGAGGGTTGGGGGGCCTCCTAGGCTGAGTCCCCTCTCCTGCTCCCCAGGGTGGACCGGCTGCGCCATCACCTGCTCCCCATGTACAGCTATGATCCAGCCGAGGAACTACATGAGGCTGAGCAggagctgctctctgacatgggAGACCCCAAGGTGAGCACTTGGGCACCAGGGGGAGAATGAGGCAGGGTAGGGGTTAGCCCTGTTCCCAGCCATACTCGTGCACACTGAAACCAGAGCTTGGTTCTGCTTACTTGGGCCGTAACTGAGTGCTACAGACTCCTGGGAACACAGCCTAGCCTCGTGGTGTGGTCTCCTCCCCGACAGGTGGTACATGGCTGGCAGAGTGGCTACCAGCACAAGCGGATGCCGCTGCTGGATGTCAAGACGTGACCTGACCCCCTTGCCCCACCCTTCAGAGCCTGCCGTCCTGGACTGCCTGGGGCCCTGCCGTCCCCCTGCTTCCCCTGCCATCACCTGGCTCCCCCTGCTGGGTGCTGGGTCTCCAtttctccctccacccaccctcaGCAGCGTCTGCTTCCCACGCCCTCACCATCACCTCACTGCCCCCAGGCCTTCTGCCCTTTGTGGGTGTCAAGCTCACTGCCCACCCACAGGCACTCGTGGGAGGTTTTCCTTCTGGGATGGGGGCGGCTGGGAGACACCTTCGCTTTCTCTAGCCCTCCTGGGCTTGGCTTGGGCATAAATCTCCAGGAGGGCTTTGGAGTTGTTTCCATGGTGATGGGGCCAGATGTATAGTATTcagtatatattttgtaaataaaacgTTTTCTGGCTAGGGGTTTTGTTGATTTCATCAAAAGAGGCTTAAAATGACCTTCCTGAGGTGATTCCAGTGctatttcccctcccttcccacaGCCTGAAGGACGGGGGCCAGAACACAAGTGTCAACTACCCTATCTGCCCAGGCTTTAGGGGCACACACCACAGGAGACTCCAGTCCAGAAaaggattatttttttttattcaagtaACTGCAAATAGGAAACCAGAGGGGGAGCCCCAGGCTGGGACAAACACGGCTACCCCTCCCCAACAGAACAGGGGGAGGTGGCGGCCCCTACACCCTTTATGGTCGATTCGGGCCCCCTTGCTCACTCTGCTGCAGCATCCTAGGGGCAGGGCCCCACCTTCCCTGGGACTGGGGTAGTCGGTCACCCAGCCTGCCATGCCCCAGCCCCTCTTCCCCACAAAGAGTATCTTGGGGGAGGGGATCGTGGGCAGAACAGGAGGCAATGAGGATGAACATTTGGCGCTGGTAGCAGCAGCAATGACGGATGTCGAAGAATGGAACATtgaacaaaaaacaacacaactGTCCAGAGGTAGTTTGTGAACAGAGGAAAAATGGAACCAGAACCTTGGGGGgcagggaggagcaggagggggGTTGGGAGAGGGCAGGGTGAGCTCCTTGTTACTGGTGCCCCATCTGAGGACGGGGCAATGGCTGAGTGGCGGAAGCAAAGTAGGGTTAGGGGAGCAGCCCCAGCCCACCTCAGGTGACGGCCACAGGGCTCACCTGGACAATAAGCGACTGCATCTCCATCACCACAACATGTACTCAGATCCCAGGCGGAGGGCAAGGGGGCTGCGGCCACAGTGAAGAGGGAGTAAGGACACAcccctcctgccttcctggagCCGAAGGGGGCTGTCCAACTAGTGCAGGGACTAGGGAAGGTGGGGAAGGATGAAAAGTGTGAGCCCCATGTGGTGACAAAGACAGTTTGGCTGGGAGAATCCTGGGGCCAGCACCCCCTCCACTGGCCACACCTGCTGCTGCCAGGGCAGTGGAGTAGGGCGGGCCAGGATGAGATGGGGCTTGGGCCCCTTTTAAGGCCAGGGGAACCCTCCCAGGTCCCACTACAGGAAGCCAGAGGGAACAGTGAAGGAGCAGAGAGAGCGCCCCCAAACCAAAAGCCCAGAGAGCAATGTCCCCACCACCAAGGGAGTGGGGACGCAGCAGGTGCAGGGTGCGGCTAAGTGGGATGTTAGCCTTGTCCAGGAgggcatgtgtgtatgcatgggtGGGTGCGGGGAGCTGGGAACTGAGGCCAGGGGAAAACTGCTCCCCACTCAGCCCATGGGAGCCCTGCAGCGGCTGGTGTGCTGTGTAGTGTGGTGGTGAGGGCACAGGTGGAAGATGGGGGTGGCGGCCAGAGGCAGTGGTGATGGTGGGCCTGGGGAAGGGGCGGGGGCGGTGGGAGCGGAGCAAAGCTGTCCAGTCCCAGAAGGAAGCTGCTCCTCCAGTGAGGAGCAGGCGGCACGCATGGGTCACTGCTCCTCCTCCGAGGATTCCTGCGAGatgccctcctcttcctccttctcctgcgAGGTGGGCAGTTGTTGGTGTGAGCTCTGGCCTGGCCCCCCTCTTCCACCCCCAGAGGCTGGCCCCCACCCGCTCCCTGCACTCCCTGGCTCTCCAGAAGAGGGATGAGTCAGGGCTGAGTGTGTGGGTGACTCAGCAACCTCCACGGCCCGGCTTCATtcataaaaagaatttaagaggaaaaaacCCCACACACATGCTGCTGTCACCCAGAGCCAGAAGCCAAGCCCCCTTGGCCCCCAAGCCCATGGAGCACAGGAGGGCAGAGCTCGGGGCAGCACTGAGCTTCAGGACGTGACTGGCTCCCTAGGGGAGAAGAAGTGGGGAGGAGGTGGCTGGGGGAGGAAATGGGAAGGGGTGGCTAGAAGGTACATGAGCCCTCTGGTGGGTGCAGTGGAACCAGGTCCTTGGCCCACAGGGGCAGATGCTGCGCTGTGGTGCCCTGGCCCTCGGGAGTGGCCGAGGGCTGACCCCAGGccggggtggggaggaaggggaagtgTGTGCCGCCGGGGCTCACTCACTGGGCGGGAATGTCGGGACACCACACGGGGCTACAGCCCCCGTGCCAGGCACAAACTCCAAAACAACTTGTTTCCTGTTACTCACTCTTGGGGCCTGGCCAGCAGCACCCCCtacccccctccaccccagcagtGGCTCAGCTCGAGGAATGACAGCTTCAGGGATTTGAGGGGGCAGGCTGAGGGTAAGAGGGCCAGGAGCTGGAAGGCTGGGTGACCCTAACTGCAGTGGCCCCTAGAGGCAGCCTCCTGACTCAGCCCACAGAGCCTTTCCACCAGCTGTTTGAGGGCCCAGAAGTGGATGGTGCCCTTTAGTGCGGTGTGGTGGGTCACATCAGAACTCCAGCACCGACCCCTCCCAGGGCCCAGCTCCTTCACTGTCTCTTCTCCAGAGGATCATAGGAAGGACAAACCTTGCCCCTGTGGCTTCCTTTCCTCATCTCTAATTGAGGGGGACACAGGCTAGATGACTTCCCAGATTTCCCCCAGAAGTTCTGAGGATTCTGGGAGCAGGAGAGGGACCCCCCCCACACAACTAGGGCAGGGCAGGGGTATGTGGTCTGGTTTGTACCTGGGACCCCTCACTTCTCATGGGCACAGCCCAGGCCAGGCACCTTCCCCGCTCTGGACTTCTGTAAAATACGATGTCCCAGCAGGTCAGGGAGAGCCCTTCCATAGGGGGTGCATAGCATTAGGTACTGTGGACTCTTAACACCCTCACTCAAAGAGGCAAGCAGCAGTCTGCTTCTTCACCTACCAGTTTTTTGGGTCTGCCCCTTGGTTTCCTTCCTGGAGTTGTGGTGGTTTTCTAGAGGGTTAGAGAAAGTATCTCCTAAGTCCAAAATGCTCAATAGTGCTCACCCGATGCCCAATGGTGAGGGAGGGGCATACCTACCTGCCTGTTCAGGGCGGCCCAACACTCTCACCCAACAGGCCCACCCAAGTCCAGCTGGCGATGACTGGCCAGCCACATTTGCCCCCTCAACATACACACACGCCCCCTACTCCCATCTCCACCCATGACTCAGAGGATATGAGTCGtgtcttagaaaaaataaaataaaaaacaaaacaacttttctGAAAGGCTGATGCCACTGTGAATCTGGCCTTTGCTGCCTGTCCCCACCCCTACTTCAAGCTCCAGGGGACCCCAAGAGGAGAAGGTAACAGTCTCAGCCCAGGGGCTGGCAGGGACCCTCCACTCTCCCCACTCCGCCTTTCTCTAGATCAGGAAAGCCGTGGGACTTCTGACCTCATCTCCGCATTGTCCTGGGCAGGACCAACCCCACAGAAGTGAGA
Above is a genomic segment from Piliocolobus tephrosceles isolate RC106 chromosome 5, ASM277652v3, whole genome shotgun sequence containing:
- the SMIM29 gene encoding small integral membrane protein 29 isoform X1 is translated as MPPWPGTMSIRLGSPVEAPSRSATAHADQPPSPPAADVMSNTTVPNAPQANSDSMVGYVLGPFFLITLVGVVVAVVMYVQKKKRVDRLRHHLLPMYSYDPAEELHEAEQELLSDMGDPKVVHGWQSGYQHKRMPLLDVKT
- the SMIM29 gene encoding small integral membrane protein 29 isoform X4: MSNTTVPNAPQANSDSMVMYVQKKKRVDRLRHHLLPMYSYDPAEELHEAEQELLSDMGDPKVVHGWQSGYQHKRMPLLDVKT
- the SMIM29 gene encoding small integral membrane protein 29 isoform X2 — encoded protein: MPPWPGTMSIRLGSPVEAPSRSATAHADQPPSPPAADVMSNTTVPNAPQANSDSMVMYVQKKKRVDRLRHHLLPMYSYDPAEELHEAEQELLSDMGDPKVVHGWQSGYQHKRMPLLDVKT
- the SMIM29 gene encoding small integral membrane protein 29 isoform X3, with the translated sequence MSNTTVPNAPQANSDSMVGYVLGPFFLITLVGVVVAVVMYVQKKKRVDRLRHHLLPMYSYDPAEELHEAEQELLSDMGDPKVVHGWQSGYQHKRMPLLDVKT